The following proteins are co-located in the Paraburkholderia phytofirmans PsJN genome:
- a CDS encoding chromate transporter: MQSISGRKPGDVTLLEILLLFARVGLTSFGGGLSAWIYREVVTQRGWLEEDEFLGALTLGQILPGSNVINLSIYVGYRMKGAIGSTVAVSALLVPPMVVIVLLATVFHQYAQLAWLHEFLEGVAAAAIGMTASVGFRTARSLLTAQRWPLAMIVVVFVAVGVLRWPLVPVAIVTGAAGLYVAWRSRQGAR, from the coding sequence ATGCAATCAATATCCGGGCGCAAACCGGGCGACGTCACGCTGCTGGAAATTCTTCTGCTCTTCGCGCGGGTCGGACTGACGAGTTTCGGTGGCGGTCTATCCGCCTGGATATACCGCGAGGTGGTCACGCAACGAGGATGGCTGGAAGAAGACGAATTCCTCGGCGCCCTCACGCTCGGCCAGATCCTGCCCGGCTCGAACGTGATCAATCTGTCGATCTATGTCGGCTACCGCATGAAAGGCGCGATCGGCAGCACGGTGGCCGTGTCCGCGCTACTGGTGCCGCCGATGGTCGTCATCGTCCTGCTCGCCACGGTGTTTCATCAGTACGCGCAACTCGCGTGGCTGCATGAGTTTCTCGAAGGCGTCGCCGCGGCGGCGATCGGCATGACCGCGTCGGTGGGCTTCCGTACCGCGCGCTCGCTGCTCACGGCGCAACGCTGGCCGCTCGCGATGATCGTCGTGGTGTTCGTCGCGGTCGGCGTGCTGCGCTGGCCGCTCGTGCCGGTCGCGATCGTGACGGGAGCCGCCGGTCTGTACGTTGCGTGGAGGAGCCGCCAAGGTGCGCGATAA
- a CDS encoding enolase C-terminal domain-like protein — protein sequence MATLITDVKVILTAPEGINLIVVKVETNQPGLYGLGCSTFAYRHVAVQCLIEEYLRPLLIGRDADAIEELWQLMHQNAYWRNGPIENNAISGVDMALWDIKGKLANMPLYQLFGGKCREGVPIYRHADGRDLNELCENIQKYREQGITHIRCQSGGYGGGGFGKAPASAPHGSADGVYLDSRKYMRDTLKLFDGIRSKIGFDVALCHDVHERLKPVEAIRFACELERYELFFLEDAIALEEGEWMRQLRAKTTTPLAQGELFNNPYEWRFLITERLIDFIRVHLSQIGGITAARKLQIFAEQFGVRTAWHGPGDMSPLAHAANIHIDLAARNFGVQEWSGTEPPNFVIQDLKGPRAALLDVFPGLPEFRQGYVYANDKPGLGVDIDEAEAAKYPCENSVTTWTQTRLKDGTLQTP from the coding sequence ATGGCAACCCTGATTACCGATGTAAAAGTCATCCTGACCGCGCCGGAAGGCATCAACCTGATTGTCGTCAAGGTGGAGACAAACCAGCCCGGTCTGTATGGTCTGGGATGCTCGACGTTCGCTTACCGGCATGTGGCGGTGCAGTGTCTGATCGAGGAATATCTGCGACCGCTGCTGATCGGGCGCGATGCGGACGCGATCGAGGAGCTCTGGCAACTGATGCATCAGAACGCGTACTGGCGCAACGGACCGATCGAGAACAATGCGATCTCCGGTGTCGACATGGCGCTGTGGGACATCAAGGGCAAACTGGCGAACATGCCGCTCTACCAGCTGTTCGGCGGCAAGTGCCGTGAAGGCGTGCCGATCTATCGCCACGCGGATGGCCGCGATCTGAACGAGTTGTGCGAGAACATTCAGAAATATCGCGAGCAGGGCATCACGCACATACGCTGCCAGAGCGGCGGCTATGGCGGCGGTGGTTTCGGCAAGGCGCCGGCGAGCGCGCCGCATGGCTCGGCGGACGGCGTGTATCTCGACAGCCGGAAGTACATGCGCGACACGCTCAAACTGTTCGACGGCATTCGCAGCAAGATCGGTTTCGACGTCGCGCTGTGTCACGACGTGCATGAACGTTTGAAGCCGGTCGAAGCGATCCGCTTTGCGTGCGAACTGGAGCGGTACGAGCTGTTCTTTCTCGAAGACGCGATCGCGCTGGAGGAGGGGGAATGGATGCGTCAGCTGCGCGCCAAAACGACCACGCCGCTGGCGCAGGGCGAACTGTTCAACAACCCGTACGAATGGCGCTTCCTGATTACCGAACGTCTGATCGACTTCATTCGCGTGCATCTCAGCCAGATCGGCGGGATTACCGCGGCACGCAAGCTGCAGATCTTTGCCGAGCAATTCGGCGTTCGAACCGCATGGCACGGCCCCGGCGACATGTCGCCGTTGGCGCATGCCGCGAATATTCATATCGATCTGGCCGCGCGCAATTTCGGCGTGCAGGAATGGTCGGGAACCGAGCCGCCGAATTTCGTGATCCAGGACCTGAAGGGGCCGAGAGCAGCGTTACTCGATGTCTTCCCCGGCCTGCCCGAGTTCAGGCAGGGTTACGTGTACGCCAACGACAAGCCGGGCCTTGGCGTCGATATCGACGAAGCGGAGGCCGCGAAATATCCCTGCGAAAATAGCGTGACGACGTGGACGCAAACCCGCCTGAAAGACGGCACGCTACAAACGCCGTGA
- a CDS encoding tripartite tricarboxylate transporter TctB family protein has translation MKSIRSDVWLAFCAMALAVVYLYMDMRLPEVRLSDPLGPKAFPALVGVGLIASAVVLLLEGRGKAHAKAVEAPPAQTAADAEPALVNHAVPEPKQRPFILISMVVWTAIYYLCFEPVGYVLSTSVFLFGLLSYFNRQRHKTNLAIALGVTVVFDLLFSQLLGVPVPTGLLPF, from the coding sequence ATGAAAAGCATCAGAAGCGACGTATGGCTCGCATTCTGCGCGATGGCGCTCGCCGTCGTGTACCTGTACATGGACATGCGTCTGCCGGAAGTCCGGCTGAGCGACCCGCTCGGGCCTAAGGCGTTTCCGGCTCTCGTCGGTGTGGGACTGATCGCCTCGGCAGTCGTTCTTCTGCTCGAAGGGCGCGGCAAGGCGCATGCGAAAGCGGTCGAAGCGCCTCCCGCACAAACAGCGGCCGACGCAGAGCCCGCGCTTGTGAACCATGCAGTACCGGAGCCGAAGCAACGTCCGTTCATTCTGATCAGCATGGTGGTCTGGACTGCCATCTATTACCTGTGTTTCGAGCCTGTGGGCTACGTACTCTCGACCTCGGTCTTTCTGTTTGGCTTGCTCAGCTATTTCAACCGCCAGCGCCACAAAACCAATCTTGCCATCGCGCTCGGCGTGACCGTGGTTTTCGATCTGCTGTTTTCCCAGCTTCTCGGCGTTCCGGTGCCGACCGGCCTTCTCCCATTTTGA
- a CDS encoding SDR family oxidoreductase, which yields MTQLFDLSGRTALITGSARGIGFAFAEGLAAAGAGVILNGTRADTVAEAVERLRAKDLNAQGRAFDVTDEAAVAEAFAQWDKDGVQVDIVINNAGIQFRKPLVDLELRDWQRVIDTNLTSAFIVAKEAARRMIARGTGGKIINIGSLTSEAGRATVGAYTAAKGGIKMLTRAMSAEWAGANIQANAIGPGYILTDMNKPLIENAAFDAWVKNSNPSQRWGRPEELVGTAVYLASPASSYVNGQIIYVDGGWLAVL from the coding sequence ATGACACAGTTATTCGATCTGAGCGGCCGCACGGCGCTCATTACCGGCTCGGCGCGCGGCATCGGCTTCGCGTTCGCGGAAGGCCTCGCTGCCGCCGGCGCCGGTGTGATCCTGAACGGCACACGCGCCGACACGGTGGCTGAAGCCGTCGAGCGGCTGCGCGCCAAGGATTTGAACGCTCAAGGCCGCGCGTTCGACGTCACCGACGAAGCCGCCGTCGCCGAAGCCTTCGCGCAATGGGACAAGGACGGCGTGCAGGTCGACATCGTGATCAACAATGCCGGCATCCAGTTTCGCAAACCGCTCGTCGACCTCGAACTGCGCGACTGGCAACGCGTGATCGACACCAACCTCACGAGCGCATTCATTGTCGCGAAAGAGGCCGCGCGCCGCATGATCGCACGCGGCACGGGCGGCAAGATCATCAACATCGGATCGCTGACGAGCGAGGCCGGGCGCGCGACGGTCGGCGCCTATACGGCGGCGAAAGGCGGCATCAAGATGCTGACCCGCGCCATGAGCGCCGAGTGGGCGGGCGCGAACATTCAGGCCAATGCGATCGGTCCGGGCTACATCCTGACCGACATGAACAAGCCGCTGATCGAAAACGCCGCGTTCGATGCGTGGGTCAAGAACAGCAATCCTTCGCAACGCTGGGGCAGGCCTGAAGAACTGGTCGGCACGGCGGTGTACCTGGCGTCGCCGGCTTCGAGCTATGTGAACGGCCAGATCATTTACGTGGACGGCGGCTGGCTGGCCGTATTGTAA
- the kdgR gene encoding DNA-binding transcriptional regulator KdgR, whose translation MASTGKRRKDDGAAQAQDAENADCGERGESASSIGRVFAILGAIGDSGQIGISELSQRLGMSKTTVHRVIQTLKALGYVTQEVETERYRLTIRLFELGAKALESVDLVREADVEMRRIGEATREAVHLGAFDEDAIIYIHKIDADYGLRMQSRIGRRNPLHSTAIGKVLLAWMDPADAREVLSHVEFRKSTQKTLSSAEAVLNILPHVREQGYGEDNEEQEEGLRCLAVPVFDRFGRVIAGLSISFPTMRCGADTKSHYVALLRKSGLAISTRLGYRETTAPEQIAAEPG comes from the coding sequence ATGGCATCGACAGGAAAACGGCGCAAGGACGACGGCGCCGCACAGGCGCAAGACGCGGAGAACGCCGACTGCGGCGAACGGGGCGAATCGGCCTCGTCCATTGGTCGCGTCTTCGCGATTCTCGGCGCGATCGGCGACAGCGGACAGATCGGCATCAGCGAACTGTCGCAACGGCTCGGCATGTCGAAGACCACCGTGCACCGCGTGATCCAGACGCTGAAGGCGCTCGGCTACGTGACGCAGGAAGTGGAAACCGAGCGCTACCGGTTGACCATCCGCCTGTTCGAACTCGGCGCGAAGGCGCTGGAAAGTGTCGATCTGGTGCGCGAGGCGGACGTGGAAATGCGCCGCATCGGCGAAGCGACGCGCGAGGCGGTGCACCTCGGCGCATTCGACGAAGACGCCATCATCTACATTCACAAGATCGATGCGGACTACGGGCTGCGCATGCAGTCGCGCATCGGCCGGCGCAATCCGTTGCATAGCACGGCGATCGGCAAGGTGTTGCTGGCGTGGATGGATCCGGCCGACGCGCGCGAAGTGCTCTCGCACGTGGAATTCCGCAAGTCGACGCAGAAGACGCTCTCCTCCGCCGAGGCCGTGCTGAACATTCTGCCGCACGTGCGCGAGCAAGGTTACGGCGAGGACAACGAGGAACAGGAAGAAGGCCTGCGGTGTCTCGCGGTGCCGGTGTTCGACCGCTTTGGCCGCGTCATCGCGGGCCTGTCGATTTCGTTTCCGACCATGCGCTGCGGCGCCGACACGAAGTCGCACTACGTCGCGCTGCTCAGGAAGTCGGGCCTCGCGATCTCGACGCGGCTCGGTTATCGCGAAACGACGGCGCCGGAACAGATCGCCGCCGAGCCGGGCTGA
- a CDS encoding TauD/TfdA dioxygenase family protein: protein MSNLSLATSNALDIHPVTGRIGAEIRGVRLSSQLEAATVEAIRAALIRHKVIFFRGQTHLQDADQEAFARLLGEPVSHPTVPVVDGTDYLLELDSHRGGRANSWHTDVTFVDAYPQASILRGVTIPAVGGDTVWANTATAYEDLPPPLKALADQLWAVHSNDYDYANHTSVGERGRDAEAIRRHREAFVSTRYETEHPVVRVHPESGEKTLILGHFVKSFVGLAPSASAHLLELLQGYVTRHENIVRWRWQAGDVAIWDNRATQHYAVNDYGDAHRVVRRVTLNGDVPVSVDGRRSFTRSVQPNPAAKAA, encoded by the coding sequence ATGTCGAATCTGAGTCTCGCGACGTCCAACGCACTGGACATTCATCCCGTCACTGGCCGCATCGGCGCGGAAATTCGCGGCGTACGGCTGTCGAGCCAACTCGAAGCGGCCACCGTCGAAGCGATTCGCGCGGCTCTGATACGTCACAAGGTGATCTTTTTCCGCGGCCAGACGCACTTGCAGGACGCCGATCAGGAAGCCTTCGCCAGGCTGCTCGGCGAGCCGGTTTCGCATCCCACGGTGCCGGTGGTGGACGGCACGGACTATCTGCTCGAACTCGACTCGCATCGCGGCGGCCGCGCTAATTCGTGGCACACGGACGTGACTTTCGTCGATGCTTATCCGCAGGCGTCGATCCTGCGCGGCGTGACGATTCCGGCAGTAGGCGGCGACACGGTGTGGGCCAACACGGCCACCGCGTACGAGGATCTGCCGCCGCCGCTCAAAGCGCTCGCCGATCAACTCTGGGCCGTGCACAGCAACGACTACGACTACGCGAATCACACCAGCGTCGGCGAACGCGGCCGCGACGCCGAAGCGATCAGGCGTCATCGCGAGGCGTTCGTGTCGACGCGTTACGAGACCGAGCATCCGGTCGTGCGCGTGCATCCCGAGTCCGGCGAAAAGACGCTGATTCTCGGGCACTTCGTGAAGAGTTTCGTGGGCCTCGCGCCGAGCGCGTCGGCGCATCTACTGGAACTGCTGCAAGGCTACGTGACGCGTCACGAGAACATCGTGCGCTGGCGCTGGCAGGCCGGCGACGTCGCGATCTGGGACAACCGCGCGACCCAGCACTACGCCGTCAACGATTACGGCGACGCGCACCGAGTGGTGCGCCGCGTGACGTTGAACGGCGACGTGCCGGTGAGTGTGGACGGCCGCCGCAGTTTCACGCGCAGCGTGCAGCCCAACCCGGCGGCGAAGGCGGCCTGA
- a CDS encoding tripartite tricarboxylate transporter permease, which yields MDSLHGILHGLAVAATPMHLMYTLFGVFIGTMISHLPGIGPSAGIALLIPVTFGMDPISALMMLTGIYYGCMYGGAVTAILLNTPGDAAAVMTVLDGYPLARKGRAAATLAIAAVSSFMAGMMGVTALAFVAAPLAAVALHFGPTEYFALICFALSTVGALTGDSLGKGMMAVFMGLGLATVGIDLQSGVPRFTLGLTQLQDRVNFLVVVVGLFAIAEVSRMVEGTLGGTLHTVRVEGKLWFTRAEWRRARPAIFRGSAVGFLCGAAPGLGGTLAAMLSYVLEKKVSKHPEEFGHGAIEGVAAPEAATNADTCGAFVHLLALGVPGSGATAVIMGAFIMYGIQPGPMLFHTQPDLVWGLIASMYVGNIMLLLLNLPLVGILSRILYVPSGVLLCLILVIASAGVYSFSNDVFDLFLALFFGIVGYAFRKFDIP from the coding sequence ATGGACAGTCTGCATGGCATTCTGCACGGACTCGCGGTTGCCGCGACGCCGATGCATCTCATGTATACGCTTTTCGGCGTTTTTATCGGCACGATGATCAGCCATTTGCCGGGCATCGGCCCGTCGGCGGGAATCGCGTTGCTGATTCCGGTGACCTTCGGCATGGATCCGATTTCCGCGCTCATGATGCTCACCGGCATTTACTACGGCTGCATGTACGGCGGCGCCGTCACGGCGATCCTGCTCAATACGCCGGGCGACGCCGCCGCGGTGATGACGGTGCTCGACGGCTATCCATTGGCGCGCAAAGGCAGAGCGGCCGCGACGCTGGCGATTGCCGCCGTCAGCTCGTTCATGGCCGGCATGATGGGTGTCACCGCGCTGGCGTTCGTGGCGGCGCCGCTCGCTGCCGTCGCGCTGCATTTCGGACCCACTGAATATTTCGCGCTGATCTGCTTCGCGCTGTCGACCGTCGGCGCGCTCACCGGCGATTCGTTGGGCAAAGGCATGATGGCGGTGTTCATGGGACTCGGTCTCGCGACCGTGGGCATCGATCTGCAAAGCGGGGTGCCGCGCTTTACGCTCGGCCTCACGCAGTTGCAGGATCGCGTGAATTTTCTGGTTGTAGTGGTCGGCCTGTTTGCCATTGCCGAAGTCAGCCGCATGGTAGAAGGCACGCTCGGCGGCACGCTGCATACGGTGCGTGTCGAAGGCAAGCTGTGGTTCACTCGCGCGGAATGGCGGCGCGCGCGGCCCGCGATCTTCCGCGGCTCGGCGGTGGGTTTTCTCTGCGGCGCGGCGCCGGGCCTCGGCGGCACGCTCGCGGCCATGCTCTCGTATGTGCTGGAAAAGAAGGTCTCGAAGCATCCCGAAGAGTTCGGCCACGGCGCCATTGAAGGTGTCGCCGCGCCGGAAGCCGCCACCAACGCGGACACGTGCGGCGCATTCGTGCATCTGCTGGCCCTCGGCGTGCCGGGTTCGGGCGCGACGGCGGTGATCATGGGCGCGTTCATCATGTACGGCATCCAGCCGGGCCCGATGCTGTTTCACACGCAACCGGATCTGGTGTGGGGGCTTATTGCGAGCATGTACGTCGGCAACATCATGCTGTTGCTGCTCAATCTGCCGCTTGTGGGCATTCTGTCGCGCATTCTGTACGTGCCGTCCGGCGTGCTGCTGTGTCTGATTCTGGTGATTGCATCGGCGGGCGTGTATTCGTTCAGTAACGATGTGTTCGATCTGTTCCTCGCGCTATTCTTCGGCATTGTCGGCTACGCGTTTCGCAAGTTCGATATTCCCTAG
- a CDS encoding glutathione S-transferase family protein, with product MQVYGRRNSINVQKVLWCLAELGFEEGREFSRIDAGLEYGVIDTPEYRARNPNGLVPTLVDGESGLWESNTIVRYLAAKYGAQTLLPSEPAARADVERWMDWQLGTLWATLRVTFLGLTRVPEAQRDYDAIERSYREATRLLGIADAILEKHDYLAQDRFTVADIGVGLAAHRWVQLAERFPDTLGAPQALPSVDRWLRAIKARPAFSVAVAS from the coding sequence ATGCAGGTCTATGGCAGACGCAATTCGATCAATGTGCAGAAAGTGCTGTGGTGTCTCGCTGAACTGGGTTTCGAAGAAGGCCGGGAGTTTTCGCGGATCGACGCGGGACTGGAGTACGGCGTGATCGACACGCCGGAATATCGTGCACGCAATCCGAATGGCCTGGTGCCGACGCTCGTCGACGGCGAGAGTGGGTTGTGGGAGTCGAATACGATCGTCCGTTATCTGGCCGCGAAATATGGCGCGCAGACGCTCTTGCCATCCGAACCGGCTGCCCGTGCCGACGTCGAGCGCTGGATGGACTGGCAACTCGGCACGCTGTGGGCGACGCTGCGCGTCACGTTTCTGGGGCTCACGCGCGTGCCGGAGGCGCAACGCGATTACGACGCCATCGAGCGTTCATATCGTGAAGCAACGCGGCTTCTGGGCATCGCCGACGCGATCCTCGAAAAACACGACTACCTCGCGCAGGATCGCTTCACCGTGGCCGATATCGGCGTCGGCCTCGCGGCGCATCGCTGGGTGCAACTGGCTGAGCGGTTCCCGGACACGTTGGGGGCGCCGCAGGCGTTGCCTTCGGTGGATCGGTGGCTTCGAGCGATCAAGGCGAGGCCGGCGTTTTCCGTGGCGGTCGCTTCGTAA
- a CDS encoding MFS transporter, which translates to MESVKPVAPQRWWYLMPIIFITYSLAYLDRANYGFAAAAGIDRDLGITHGTSSLIGSLFFLGYCLFQVPGAIYAQRNSVKKLIFFSLILWGLCAAATGMVSNIPMLMMLRFVLGVVEAAVMPSMLMYISRWFTRSERSRANTFLILGNPVTVLWMSVVSGYLVRSFGWREMFVFEGAPALIWAVVWWFTVKDRPADAPWMSAAEKTELDARLKAEQAHIAPVRDYKAAFRSSIVLKFCAIHALWSIGVYGFIMWLPSILKAASTIDIVSVGWLAAVPYLAAIILMLLASWLSDKTRNRKLFVWPLLLVGTIAFVASYLIGGSHFWISFALLVVAGATMYAPYGPFFALVPELIPGNVLGGAIGLINACGALGAFAGSWVVGYLNGVTGSPAASYIFMAGGLLSSVILMITVPANSDEHAKRGAALPLHRTQH; encoded by the coding sequence ATGGAAAGCGTCAAACCCGTAGCACCCCAAAGATGGTGGTATCTGATGCCCATCATCTTCATCACCTATAGTCTCGCGTATCTCGACCGCGCGAACTACGGCTTTGCCGCCGCAGCGGGCATCGATCGCGATCTCGGCATCACGCACGGCACGTCGTCGCTGATCGGTTCGCTGTTCTTTCTCGGTTACTGCCTGTTTCAGGTGCCCGGCGCGATTTACGCGCAGCGCAATAGCGTGAAGAAGCTGATCTTTTTCAGCCTGATTCTCTGGGGGCTGTGCGCGGCGGCCACTGGCATGGTCAGCAACATTCCGATGCTGATGATGCTGCGCTTCGTGCTCGGTGTGGTGGAGGCGGCCGTGATGCCGTCGATGCTAATGTACATCAGCCGCTGGTTCACCCGCAGCGAACGCTCACGCGCGAATACCTTCCTGATTCTCGGCAATCCCGTGACGGTATTGTGGATGTCGGTGGTGTCGGGCTATCTGGTGCGCAGCTTCGGCTGGCGTGAAATGTTTGTTTTCGAAGGCGCGCCGGCGCTCATCTGGGCGGTCGTGTGGTGGTTCACGGTGAAAGATCGCCCGGCCGACGCGCCGTGGATGAGCGCCGCCGAAAAGACCGAGCTCGACGCGCGCCTGAAAGCCGAACAGGCGCATATCGCACCGGTGCGTGACTACAAGGCGGCGTTCCGCTCGTCGATCGTATTGAAGTTCTGCGCGATTCACGCGTTGTGGAGTATCGGCGTGTACGGCTTCATCATGTGGCTGCCGTCGATCCTCAAGGCGGCCTCGACGATCGACATCGTCTCCGTCGGCTGGCTCGCCGCCGTTCCGTATCTCGCGGCGATCATCCTGATGCTGCTCGCGTCGTGGCTCTCGGATAAGACGCGTAACCGCAAGCTGTTCGTCTGGCCGCTGCTGCTGGTGGGCACGATTGCGTTCGTGGCGTCTTACCTGATCGGCGGCTCGCATTTCTGGATCTCCTTCGCGCTGCTGGTCGTCGCGGGCGCAACGATGTACGCACCCTACGGGCCGTTCTTCGCGCTGGTGCCGGAGTTGATTCCCGGCAACGTGCTGGGCGGCGCGATCGGTCTGATCAACGCGTGCGGCGCGCTCGGTGCGTTCGCCGGTTCATGGGTGGTGGGGTACCTGAACGGCGTGACCGGCAGCCCGGCGGCTTCTTATATTTTCATGGCGGGCGGCTTGCTGTCGTCCGTGATCCTCATGATCACCGTGCCGGCGAATTCCGACGAACATGCGAAACGCGGAGCAGCGCTGCCGCTGCATCGCACGCAACACTAG
- a CDS encoding chromate transporter codes for MRDNIYLQLIAVFAPLSLLSLGGGQSIVADINQQAVTIHGWVTQAEFVDLFAISRAAPGPGALLTTLIGWKASGFLGAVIASLALFVPSSVLAYGATLAWTRHKQHPWHRTAEQGLAPIATGLILAGAFSVLRASSSTWTIWALAAVALSIFLAQPKMNPLIVLFAAGLVNVIIGHVL; via the coding sequence GTGCGCGATAACATCTATCTGCAACTCATCGCCGTATTCGCGCCTTTGTCGCTACTGTCGCTGGGCGGCGGACAAAGTATCGTCGCCGATATCAACCAGCAGGCGGTGACGATCCACGGCTGGGTGACGCAAGCCGAATTCGTCGACCTGTTCGCGATTTCTCGCGCGGCGCCCGGACCGGGCGCATTGCTGACCACGTTGATCGGCTGGAAAGCGTCGGGCTTTCTCGGCGCGGTGATAGCGTCGCTCGCGCTGTTCGTGCCGTCTTCGGTGCTCGCCTACGGGGCGACACTCGCATGGACGCGGCACAAGCAGCATCCCTGGCATCGGACGGCGGAACAGGGTCTTGCTCCGATCGCGACCGGGCTAATACTCGCCGGCGCATTTTCCGTGCTGCGCGCTTCTTCTTCGACGTGGACGATCTGGGCGCTCGCGGCCGTCGCGTTGAGCATCTTTCTTGCGCAGCCGAAGATGAATCCCCTGATCGTTCTGTTCGCCGCAGGACTCGTGAATGTGATAATCGGCCACGTTCTCTAG
- a CDS encoding FadR/GntR family transcriptional regulator: MATLHRQVLNQMGEQICSGKFMPGDILPAEPVLAEQMQVSRITIRETMKSLSAKGMLQVRRRYGTVVLPRSQWQLFDPDVITWRARAGAVEPGLIEDLMELRLIIEPNAARLAAKRATAEDRVAVRRAFKLMERAVAGHGEYVPADLAFHGAILTACHNQFVQQMQNALSAILRTSFELSSEIEGGPARSLPMHEALCVAIEQGDPVAAEQAVLTLIQRAEQDFEDRAALDRSAREKPV, translated from the coding sequence TTGGCGACTTTGCACAGGCAGGTCCTGAATCAGATGGGCGAGCAGATCTGTTCAGGCAAGTTCATGCCCGGCGACATTCTTCCCGCCGAGCCCGTGCTTGCCGAGCAGATGCAGGTGAGCCGCATCACCATCCGCGAGACGATGAAGTCGCTGTCCGCCAAGGGCATGCTTCAGGTGCGCCGCCGCTACGGCACGGTCGTGCTGCCGCGTTCGCAATGGCAGTTGTTCGACCCGGACGTGATCACGTGGCGGGCTCGCGCGGGCGCTGTGGAGCCCGGCCTCATTGAAGATCTGATGGAGTTGCGCCTGATCATCGAGCCGAACGCGGCGCGGCTCGCCGCGAAGCGCGCGACGGCGGAAGACCGCGTCGCGGTCCGGCGCGCGTTCAAACTGATGGAGCGCGCGGTCGCCGGGCATGGCGAATATGTTCCCGCCGACCTGGCGTTTCACGGCGCCATTCTCACGGCCTGCCACAACCAGTTTGTCCAGCAGATGCAGAACGCGCTGTCGGCGATCCTGCGCACCAGCTTCGAACTCAGCTCGGAGATCGAGGGCGGCCCGGCTCGTTCGCTGCCCATGCACGAGGCGCTGTGCGTCGCGATCGAGCAGGGCGACCCCGTGGCCGCGGAGCAGGCCGTGCTGACGCTGATCCAGCGCGCCGAGCAGGACTTCGAGGACCGTGCCGCGCTCGATCGCAGCGCTCGCGAGAAGCCTGTTTGA